The following nucleotide sequence is from Erythrobacter aurantius.
TTGCCGCCGAACAGGCGATCCACAAGACGGCGCGATTCCCCGCCGACGTAATCGGCGCGTGCGATCAGGGGCGAATAGATATAGCGGCGGCCATCGGGGCGGGTTTCGATCGCCTGTTTCTGGACGAGCCGCGACAGCAGCGTCTTGACCGTGGCGAGGCTCCAGTCGCGCTGGTTGCAGACTTGCTCGCACACTTCGGCAGCGGTGGCGGTGCCGCGATCCCACAGGACCTCCATCACCGCGTGTTCGGCCTCGCTGATGCGTTCCGGCTTTTCTGCCGGTCCATTGGCGGGTGACTTGTTCAAGCCTGCCTCCCTTTGCTTGATTACGTCTGTAGTCATTACGATTACGGGTGTAAACATTGCCGCTCGATGAACGGGCCGTTCAGGTGCTTGCTCTTCTGCGGGCAGCCGATATCAACGGACCAATGACATGGATGAAGCCTGTGAAGACCGCCCTTTTCGCCGTGCTGATCGGCCTTGGTGCCGCGTTCAGCCCACCCGCCGCCGCGCAGGACGACATATTCCCGCTGACGCAGCCGGTGGAGCTTGATCCGGCCAATCCCGAGGCCTCCGAAGTCGGGGAACTGATCTTTCGCGGCGGGCTCGAAATCGAACCGGGCGAAGCGGAAATCGGCGGGATTTCCGGGCTCGAATGGCACGAAGACCGGCTTTTCGCCGTGATCGACGACGGGCGCTGGATGACGATGACGCCCGACGAATTCGACGGGCGGCTGATCGATCTGACCGCGATCACCATCGCCCCGCTGCTGGACGAACGTGGACGGCGGCTGCGCGGCAAGGAGGATTCCGATGCCGAAGCGATCACGCGCATGGCCGATGGTTCTTGGCTGGTCGCTTTCGAGCGGGATCATCGCATCTGGCGCTATTCCGCCGATCTCGCCTCCGCTGCTGCGCCCTACCCCGTCGATCTGTCCGCGCTGGTTTCACCCGGATCGCCGAACAACGGGATCGAAACGCTTGCAGCGACAGCGGACGGCCTGATCCTTTGCGGCGAGTATCCTGGCGGTGCATTCCCCAATTGCAGCCGGATCGACGCGGGCGAGACTTCCGATCTCAACATCGCAGCGCCCATTGGCGAATACAGCCCCGTCCCGACCGATGCCGCCTGCGCCAGCAACGGCACCTGCTATGTCCTTCTGCGCGATTACACCCCCGGTGTCGGCAATCACGCCGCAATCGTCGCCGTCGAGCGCGGCGAACAGCCCAAGGTCATTGCAGCGTTCGACCCGAGCCTGACAATCGACAATTTCGAAGGGCTCGCCGTGCGCGAGCAGTACGGGAAGACCTATCTCTACATCGTTTCAGACAACAATTTCTCATCCAGCCAGCGCACGCTGCTGCTGAAGTTCGAGATCAAGGCGGCGGTCGCTCCCGTGCAACCGGTGGAGGCCGTCGCGCCGGAACCGGTGGTCGATTACGAAACGGTCGATGTGGTGCTGGCGA
It contains:
- a CDS encoding esterase-like activity of phytase family protein — its product is MTWMKPVKTALFAVLIGLGAAFSPPAAAQDDIFPLTQPVELDPANPEASEVGELIFRGGLEIEPGEAEIGGISGLEWHEDRLFAVIDDGRWMTMTPDEFDGRLIDLTAITIAPLLDERGRRLRGKEDSDAEAITRMADGSWLVAFERDHRIWRYSADLASAAAPYPVDLSALVSPGSPNNGIETLAATADGLILCGEYPGGAFPNCSRIDAGETSDLNIAAPIGEYSPVPTDAACASNGTCYVLLRDYTPGVGNHAAIVAVERGEQPKVIAAFDPSLTIDNFEGLAVREQYGKTYLYIVSDNNFSSSQRTLLLKFEIKAAVAPVQPVEAVAPEPVVDYETVDVVLATTLGDITVRIETERAPITAANFLRYVDEGRFDGTVFYRAMRLNREPQPNGLIQGGTQFDPKLILPGIPHEPTTQTGLSHTHGALSMAMGDPGTANGDFSIMLQDQTGLDADPNATEAVWRNGYAVFGYVIDGMDVVYAIHAQPADPNKGEGVMRGQILAEPVEIVTARRAPAG
- a CDS encoding BlaI/MecI/CopY family transcriptional regulator, with the protein product MNKSPANGPAEKPERISEAEHAVMEVLWDRGTATAAEVCEQVCNQRDWSLATVKTLLSRLVQKQAIETRPDGRRYIYSPLIARADYVGGESRRLVDRLFGGKAASLVAHLAETEALTPDDLSEIEALLKDLKQ